In the Styela clava chromosome 8, kaStyClav1.hap1.2, whole genome shotgun sequence genome, one interval contains:
- the LOC120345286 gene encoding uncharacterized protein LOC120345286: MAMFSGSGAPSALQKFLNELNADVQEKRRKIKKEEEIIKSFREELWSKRERIHIFQDKTRELDEAVKQMHEVYVNQKRTLERIKENDRLLDEHTNAKAEELQKIVEEKAKRRLELEQKINGQEEKLENYKRIYKSFPGASELMQLQDETRRMEIKKADVLKEIDIIDGEIVSLEQLRAEQQKCENAQKFKTLHEWGVSLAKKYLERRVRMSTIKSIQQKIEETKLDIKRIAAQKVEEENKRKIELEKEKKRIASEELRKAASSPTLLVTKNIQAKSPLESTKRWSFTSKLGGIFKSSTNFKGFQKMQSNLTSPLRNFVRSVPNLKDSLKLKDSTPTIKIAASSNTLPISRSQSLSCLAKGSSGSITKFSNIKGSNSLQKWISSAGNHNVQETSPPSVQEKMDISEIDSKDNIPLPKPIFQSPNEVAAVTSFTDNIEIEDDTPCSMQSPDCTIAEVKIDLESSDNQANTPINRFNFARACKSPEDDFQFPTYVFSKSSKMEERTADTDSSMPSFLGSDGNPFGIFGMVSPSTKSPDEEYEKADFQFAVPSAPPPGSTKNRQLTKGETNSAETNTIFSKMMWSDSPQTPKENAAHQLGFFALSPDFKDANINEKPLMPPSPVMPFSFCSNEGGNITRSGSGFALLGNSEEDSAMETSKDTFTGFGSFDTSKSRFESMFKFGDS, translated from the exons ATGGCTATGTTTTCAGGTAGCGGTGCTCCTTCCGCGTTGCAAAAGTTTTTAAATGAGCTCAATGCAGATGTACAGGAAAAGcgacgaaaaataaaaaaggaagaagaaataataaaaa GTTTTCGGGAAGAATTGTGGAGTAAAAGAGAGAGgattcatatatttcaagataaaacaagagagcttgATGAGGCTGTGAAACAAATGCACGAAGTTTATGTGAATCAGAAACGAACTCTCGAAAG gATAAAGGAAAATGATAGACTCTTGGATGAACATACAAATGCAAAAGCTGAAGAGCTGCAGAAAATAGTAGAGGAAAAGGCCAAAAGAAG ATTGGAACTTGAACAAAAGATAAATGGACAGGAGGAAAAGcttgaaaattataaaagaatTTACAAGTCGTTTCCGGGTGCATCGGAGCTAATGCAATTGCAAGACGAAACGCGGagaatggaaataaaaaaggctgatgttttgaaagaaattgatattattgaCGGTGAAATTGTTTCATTGGAGCAGCTGAGAGC agaacAACAAAAATGCGAAAATGCTCAAAAGTTCAAGACTTTACATGAATGGGGGGTTTCACT TGCGAAAAAATATCTTGAACGAAGAGTGCGAATGAGTACGATAAAGTCAATTCAGCAAAAAATAGAAGAAACAAAGTTGGATATCAAGAGAATAGCAGCGCAG AAGGTAGAAGAAGAAAACAAACGTAAAATAGAattggaaaaagaaaaaaaacgtATTGCGTCAGAAGAATTACGTAAAGCCGCTTCATCTCCTACTCTCCTTGTTACGAAAAATATTCAAGCAAAATCTCCTCTAGAATCTACCAAAAGATGGTCATTTACCAGCAAGCTTGGAGGTATTTTCAAATCGTCAACG AATTTCAAAGGTTTTCAAAAGATGCAAAGCAATTTGACGTCGCCTCTTCGTAATTTCGTTAGAAGCGTTCCAAACTTGAAAGATTCGTTAAAACTGAAGGACTCGACACCAACAATTAAA ATAGCAGCTTCCAGCAACACTTTGCCGATATCACGATCGCAGTCATTGAGCTGTCTAGCAAAAGGAAGCAGCGGATcg ATAACAAAGTTTTCAAATATCAAAGGATCAAATTCTCTACAAAAGTGGATTTCGTCAGCTGGAAACCATAAC GTTCAAGAAACCTCACCTCCAA GCGTTCAGGAAAAGATGGATATATCAGAGATTGACAGTAAAGATAATATTCCGCTTCCAAAGCCGATATTTCAGTCACCTAATGAAGTTGCCGCAGTAACGTCTTTTACCGACAATATCGAAATAGAA GATGATACTCCGTGTTCTATGCAAAGTCCAGATTGCACGATTGCCGAGGTTAAAATAGATTTGGAATCGAGTGATAATCAAGCCAACACTCCGATCAATAGATTTAATTTTGCTCGTGCGTGCAAATCACCAGAAGATGACTTCCAATTTCCGACATACGTATTTTCTAAGTCTTCCAAGATGGAAGAAAGAACAGCTGACACTGATAGCAGTATGCCGTCATTTTTG GGCAGCGATGGAAATCCTTTTGGAATTTTTGGTATGGTTTCACCTTCAACCAAGAGTCCTGACGAAGAATATGAGAAGGCAGATTTCCAATTTGCTGTTCCATCTGCACCACCACCAGGCAGTACTAAAAATCGTCAATTAACAAAAGGAGAAACAAATTCTGCGGAAACCAACActattttctcaaaaatgaTGTGGTCCGATTCTCCTCAAACGCCGAAAGAAAACGCAGCGCACCAACTTGGATTTTTTGCCCTCTCGCCTGATTTCAAAGACGCCAACATAAACGAAAAACCATTGATGCCACCGTCGCCGGTGATGCCATTCAGCTTTTGTAGCAATGAGGGGGGAAATATTACACGCAGTGGGTCTGGTTTCGCTCTTTTAGGAAATAGCGAAGAAGATTCCGCCATGGAAACAAGTAAAGATACCTTTACCGGATTCGGCTCTTTCGACACTTCGAAAAGCAGATTTGAAAGCATGTTCAAATTCGGAGATTCATAA
- the LOC120345284 gene encoding heat shock 70 kDa protein 14-B-like, producing the protein MSIGVHLGNTSACIAVSKNGKVDVVANSHGDRLTPAMVTFLADETLVGFSSKQVAHRYIQETVRHANSLLGKRMDNYSGKEMNGTQDDMGFSLNEDGMLVFNVKHGQKNISHSANHIVKLILENIFETARSQAGNDVNEVVISAPIGYTSSYRDTLTDAASNAGFEVLRVISEPSAAALAYGVGMDATETLPYQILVFRAGGITEDATLLEVCNGMICIKKYITKQYGGDVLTEDIANHFASIFERENRMSVAQNKRAMSKLKTHSEKCKHVLSTMPSASCHIDSLYDGRDFNGNISRSRFEMLVNDHLQALVAPIKEILLDTDANDIKKVIMCGGTSNIPRLQDMVSKLLPKSEMLSSIPPSEVIAFGNATEAGLLISLDNTELADEDCEIPAAPVDIYLHLLDKTDLAIKEKTFLPFTVDEDYLIPLDKTECSVQILFKDSTQSEDSEFQKLSEITLDKLTPGSCLHVHLKYFANGHLHFTCLDKDSGNTKTLTIGS; encoded by the coding sequence atGTCTATTGGTGTACATTTGGGAAACACATCAGCCTGTATTGCTGTAAGCAAAAATGGGAAAGTTGATGTTGTTGCAAATTCTCATGGTGATCGTCTTACTCCAGCAATGGTGACGTTTCTTGCTGACGAAACTCTTGTTGGGTTTTCGTCCAAACAGGTGGCACATCGTTATATACAAGAGACTGTTCGTCATGCTAACAGTTTACTTGGAAAAAGGATGGACAATTATAGTGGAAAAGAAATGAATGGTACTCAAGATGATATGGGATTCTCTTTGAATGAAGATGGAATGCTGGTATTCAATGTAAAACATGGACAAAAAAACATATCCCATTCTGCGAATCATATCGTAAAACTAATtctcgaaaatatttttgaaactgcTCGCAGTCAGGCTGGTAACGATGTAAATGAGGTTGTAATTTCTGCTCCTATTGGATACACATCATCTTACCGTGACACTTTGACAGATGCTGCTTCCAATGCTGGATTTGAGGTTTTGCGAGTCATCAGTGAACCATCAGCTGCGGCCTTGGCATATGGCGTTGGGATGGATGCTACGGAAACCTTACCGTATCAAATATTGGTTTTTCGTGCTGGAGGAATCACTGAAGACGCTACACTTCTTGAAGTGTGCAATGGGATGATCTGTATTAAAAAGTATATAACAAAACAGTATGGGGGAGATGTTTTGACAGAAGATATTGCTAATCACTTTGCATCCATATTTGAACGTGAAAACAGAATGTCTGTGGCTcaaaacaaaagagcaatgagTAAGCTTAAAACCCACTCAGAAAAGTGTAAGCATGTTTTGTCTACTATGCCATCAGCGTCGTGCCATATTGATTCTCTATATGATGGGAGAGATTTTAATGGCAATATTTCTCGATCAAGATTTGAAATGCTTGTAAATGATCATCTTCAGGCACTTGTGGCACCAATTAAGGAGATCTTACTTGATACTGATGcaaatgatattaaaaaagttatAATGTGTGGCGGAACATCAAATATTCCACGATTACAGGATATGGTTTCAAAATTGTTACCAAAATCTGAAATGTTATCAAGTATACCACCTTCTGAAGTAATTGCCTTTGGTAATGCTACCGAAGCTGGTTTGTTAATAAGCCTGGATAATACTGAATTAGCGGATGAAGATTGTGAAATACCCGCAGCACCTGTTGATATTTATTTACATCTTTTGGATAAGACTGATCTGGCTATCAAGGAAAAAACTTTCTTACCATTTACAGTAGATGAAGATTATTTGATTCCATTGGATAAAACAGAATGCTCtgttcaaatattattcaaagatTCAACACAATCAGAGGATagtgaatttcaaaaattgtctGAAATTACATTGGATAAACTTACACCAGGATCATGTTTACATGTTCATCTAAAGTATTTTGCTAATGGACACCTTCATTTTACGTGTTTGGATAAAGACAGTGGTAACACTAAAACTTTAACCATTGGGAGTTAA